In Lolium perenne isolate Kyuss_39 chromosome 5, Kyuss_2.0, whole genome shotgun sequence, the sequence cttctgccgaaaggaattctgcataaactcgattattatcgatccagattcttttggcaaggggacagcgagaaaaagaaatatcgattggttaaatggagtatagtgtgtagtcccaaagatcaaggcggacttggaattcatgacctggaggttaaGAATTCTGCTCTGctaggtaaatggctttttaagcttcttaccgagaatgggacttggcaaactattctCCGGAGAAAGTATATTGTCTCGAAGACGctctcccaagtggtttggaaacccggGGACTCTCACTTTTGGGCTAGTCTCATGGCAACGAAAAACATTTTCTTTCGTCATGGTACTTTTTCTATTAAGAATGGAGCACAAATACGtttctgggaagatgtttggttgGACAACCATTCCGTCGCTAGAGTATAATTCGGGTATTTATCATGATGGAATGCAGTGGCGGCATAAAAAGTATTTAACTGATCCTCTGTTAACTCCGGATTCGTTAATTCTGAAATGGGAGTACTATTATGATCTGATTCCTTCTTATTAGGTGTAGCAAAGAGGAAAAGAGATCTCATGAGATCTCTCTCGTGAAAATGAAAGACACCACGTCGATAATTTCGTCCCTCCCTGAGTGAACAAAATCCTgctttgtatagtattgttcgtcgcaaaggtgataccattgctaccgtcatggctacctcacctccgaatgtgacgttcagacgggttttacttggacaaaggctAACAGCATGGAATAATCTAGTTCAACGGTTGGGTGATATTCAATTATCCCCTGAACCGGATGAATTTAGttggaatcttcatgtagatggctctttctcagttaaatctttatacaatgcaatcctccattctgatttaccagttgataataataagaaaatttggaagatgaagataccattaaaaatcaagatttttggatggtaccttcgtcgaggagttattcttactaaagataatcttgttaagcggaattggcacggaaaTTCACGGTGTGTTTTCTTTCATCATGACGAAACCATCAAACACCTATTCTTCCAGTGCAATTTTGCgaaatctatatggtcagtcatccaagtagcgtctaccctgtatccccTGACTAGTGTGgcaaatgtctttggcaattggcttcatggtgttgattcaaggtttaagttgcttcttagggtgggggcgcttgcagttatctgggcgctatggctatgtagaaatgacaagatttttaacgataaaaactgttctttgttgcaggtcatctacagatgtacaggtattctccgttcatggttacctcttcagcgggcggagaaccgagacctatttacggaggtctgtacacggttggaggctacggcgagggatactttttcccgacatgggtggcagcatagtctacagaTTGAAGCTCCACACTCGTCTTAGGCGTTATATAGTTTATCGtctcgatatgtatttcgcctttttTCATTTATTGCTAGTTCTGGACTTTTGAaacagctgtgtgcatcctggttatgcagaggctggatgtgatTGCTTTTCAAAGTAATAaaacatcctttatcgaaaaaatccaAGGAGCTGCACAAGGTTTCGATGCCGGAGCCGGCTGATGATCCTCACCTCTGAAACAAACTCCTTCCAGCCCTGACGAGAGCTCTTGGACACTTTCTTCACTGCGATGTGAAGATTCAACTCGTTGAGGAATCCCCAGTACACACACCCGAAGCCTCCTTCGCCTAGCTTGTTCTGGCTGGAGAAGCCGTTGGTGGCAGCCACAAGCTCATCATATGTGAACCGTCGGGGTCCAGTACCTTGCTCGAACTCATCTTCGTATATGCTTTTGCCGCGATAGTAAGCCATCACTTTCGCAAGACTTTCTAGGTCTGATCTCACGGCAACCCTGGCGGCCGCCATCCAATATAGCCACCTGTAACTCAAGAACCGAACCAACGTGCCGATCAGGCACACCACTGGCACCATAGAGATGGTGAAAAGGATGGTAACGATGGCCACATTTCGTCGTCGTTCTCTGCGGTACTCCTCACGGTACTTTTCATTCTTGGTGATCTGCTTCTCATGTTCTCTGCGATATTTCTCGCTATATAGGTATCTCTCCATCCGCACCTGCATGGTCCGCGGTTTTTCTGCGAGGACAGCGTACCGCAGGTAGCAGCTCGACCCTTTGATGGCGCCGCCGGTGTTGTTTGGGAACAGTCGTGGCAGCTGATCGGTGTAGTAGGAGAGGCAGCGTGTGCACTCGCTCGGTGGCAGATCCCTCGTGCACTGCACCACCGCCTGCAACAACTGCATGCCAGTGAACGGTTGTGTGCCCTCCGCGATCCGCACAGCCGCTTGGGTGGCCTTCACCGTGAGCCGATGAATAAGCTTGAGCCTTGTTTGGCTGAAGCCAACCGTGTCCACGACGTGCCCTACAAGTACGCCTCCATCGTACCAAGTTTGATCAGGGCCTATGTGGTTCCAAGGTCGGTAAGGGGTTTGTTCGACCTGGGGCATGATGGAAAGATCAGCTATGTCAACAATGGAGAGGTCAGCAACGGAGAAGAATGACTCATCAGAGTATCGGAGGGAGCAAGAGTTGTAGACGGCCTGAACCGTCCGGCTGTACGAGCACAACTTCATGATACCATCGGGTGCGCGATCGAGGCAGTCCTGGCACTCAGAGTCGGTGTCGCCAGCGTAGCACATGAAGGGCCAAAGGCCTCATCGCCTGCCGCCCCAAACATCCCGTTGAAGAAGCTGTTGGAGTCGACGGCCATGGGGATGTCTGACACGAGCCGGTACAGGTTCACATGGCATGGGCTTCCGTCGCTGTAGTTGCTGTCAGTTGGAACAAATTCCAACCCATCAGGGATAGCCTCTCGCCCCACCCAACCCTAACCTCTCGCCCCCGCGCTGCGGGGCCGCGCCGCGCCAGGGCGACCGCCGGCGCTTCTTCCTCTCGCCCCCGTGCGCCTTCCTCCCCCACTGCCTCCGCCCTAGGCACTGCCAGGCAAAGCCTTGGtggtgtggcggcggcggcggcggattcTCCTCGACTGCGGATCGgtgggcacggcggcggcggatcggcctaGCCTTCTCGGATGCAGCGGTGCGGGGAGGTGGCGGTCATGGCGCCGATCTGCAGGCGTCCTACGTCGGCGGAGAGGCGCTACTGAGCTTCTCTTGCGTCATGAGGAGTCCTAGGGCAGCAGCCCTAGGCATGGTGGTGGTGACCATCTTCTCCGTCGAAGGTGGTCGGCCGGATTGGGGCTGGGTGTGGCGAGCTCCTGATCTCACATCTAGTCCTAGCAGCGAGTTGGGGATGCGCGGTTGCCAGTGAAAACCGTGATCCGACCTTGGTCGTGGTGGGCGATGGCGACGTCACGCGTCGTAACCTTCTCaaaggcatcgtcgtcgcagtctgcggctactcactcgtgctgctccgggaaaaccctagatccggatctcccggatcggatgatgacggcgctcctgcgtcgttctacctcctggggcatcatttttggagcagctgttggatggaggtggatcttggtggagtggtgttcatctaccacgttgACGCCGATGATTCTCGGCAACGTGGAGCTGCAGGGTATCGAAGACGGACGCGGACTGCTGGACGCGTGCAGGATGATGGAGCTGTCTGGCGTCACGGTGACATCGACGGCAGGTGCGGTGATCCCTCTTGAAGATGGgtgcgaggaagacggcggtagcgatTTATGTGACGTGTGTACTGACGTGCGATCAGGGTCCGCTTGACGATCAGGGTCCGCTTGACTGTCTCACCTGCCAATGAGCGGCTTGGAAATGCATTCAGTTTTAGATGATGTGCGTTGGTGTATTGTCAGGGTAATGATCCTGTTCATGGTCAACCCCTTCATCGCTCGTGTAGGCATAGCCAGTTGTCGCTGGAAAGGTGGCTTCGAGTTGATCTTTGTATCTCCCTTGTAAGGCTTGCGAATAATGTAATAAAGAAAAGCTGTGGACACTGGGGCGATGCTCCCATTTCGACGCTGCCATCGATATCTTGAACAAGTGGGCAGGCACGGAACGCAGGGACGACTGCCAGGAGCAGCAGAAGACGAACTCATGGAGGTAAAGCCATGGGCGGCCAGTGGTGGTGACGACTTTTTTTTGAGATGGAACACACTGATTCCATTAAACTGGCTCAGCAGACTCGCTGGCCACAACAACGTTTATATCATCTGGTACATACTCTGGCCAAAGCAGCCGTACCTCATTGTGGCTTGAGCCAAAAGCAGCTAACATGTGTGCAGCTTTATTACAACAACGGGCCACATGGGAAACTTTGAAAGAGATAAAGTTTAGTTGTAAGAAAATGCGGATGTCTCGAAAGATCACTCCTTCAGGCATGAGGTCATATTGCGAATTGTTCAGGGCACTGACGAGAATTGTAGAGTCAGATTCTAGCTCGATGCATCCCATCCCCCATGCAGCACTCGCGTGCACAGCTTCCATGCAAGCTAGCGCCTCTGCCTGCAATGCACTTGCCACATAATTTATTCGTCCAGCTCCTGAGCCCCTCACTTCACCATATTGGTCCCTCACAATGAAACCCCATCCCCCTTGTCGTGTCTCCGACAGGTATGCTCCATCAAGATTGATTTTCAGTGATTCACCTATCGGTTTCCTCCAGCGGCAGCTAGGACTCGGCGCAGCAGGTATTGTTTCCTTCCTGCAGTACTGCAGTGATTCAACCGCCCAATACCTAGCTTGGCGTAGAATTATTTCAGCTGGCACATTTTTTCCTTCTCTACTCCTTTTGTTCCTCTGCAGCCACCAACGCCATAGTAGGCAGAGAATCAGAACTTTCTTCTCATCATTGAGCAGTAGGATTTCTTGCACCAGTGCTTGTGCATTTTCATATGTGCTCATGCGATCGCATAGCTCCTCCATGCCAATACTCTTCCATAACCCTCTCATTTCTTTGCATTTCAGAAATAAATGTGCCCCGTCTTCATCTAGCCTTTTACAGCATACACACAGTGTGTCACATAATATCCCCCTCCTTTCAATATTCACCATTAGAGGTAagctattatgtgcaagtctccaTACAAATTGTTTTATTTTGGGCAGACATGGCAGATCCCAAATCTTTGTCCACTGAGACTTCTCCTCCACACTATGTGATGATGCTTGCTTGTTAGCATCCCGAATTTGCACATAAATTCTATATGCTGATTTCACCGAAAATATGCCCTTGGAATCATGATGCCAAGCTGGGAAGTCTTCAAAATCATCCCTTAATGGTGTTGATAAAATGATTCTGGCATCCATTTCCCATAAATTGTCACGAACCAGAATTTCATCCCACTGTCCAGTGTGTGGATCTATAAGTTCGCTCACTTTTGTTAGCACACTCTGACCTCTTAGTGTGATTGGTTGACGAGAGCCATCTCTAGATAACCATGCATCAGTCCAAATATTGACAGTTGTCCCATCTCCAATCCTCCAAAAAAGGCCTTCTTTCAAGAGAGCTATTCCTTTTAGTATGCTTCTCCATGAGTAAGATATACCAGCACTTGCTGTAGCCTCCAACATAGAAGTGTTTGGAAAGTATCTAGCCTTCAAAACCCGGGCACACAACGAATCGGGATTAGTGAGCATACGCCATCCTTGTCTTGCAAGCATGGCCATATTAAAACCATATAAATCTCTAAAACCCAGCCCTCCTTCATTTTTCGGCTTTGTAAGTGTCTCCCAGCTCAACCAATGCattttattctctttatcttgTTGTGCCCACCAATATCTGCATATCATCATGCCTATCTCATCACACAAAACCTTGGTTAAATCAAAACATGACATAGCAAACGTCGGAATGGCTTGGGCACAAGCTTTAATTAATATATCTTTCCCTGCCTTTGACAACATTTTTTCCTTCCATCCTTGTATCTTCTTCCAAATTCTGTCCTTCAGATACTCAAAAGTCTTGGATCTTGATCTACCTACATAGACCGGCAACCCAAGGTATTTCTCCGTTCTTGCTTCTGCTATTAATGTTCAGTTCAGCCAACACTTGAGAGCGGTGTATGTCTTTTGTATTCTCACTAAACATCACGGAAGACTTATCGAAATTGATGGTTTGCCCCGAGCATACCTCATAAAGTTGTAGTACATGTTGCAGGGACTTGGCACTCTCACGATTAGCTTTGATAAGTACCAAAGAGTCGTCTGCAAA encodes:
- the LOC127303139 gene encoding cysteine-rich receptor-like protein kinase 25, which produces MCYAGDTDSECQDCLDRAPDGIMKLCSYSRTVQAVYNSCSLRYSDESFFSVADLSIVDIADLSIMPQVEQTPYRPWNHIGPDQTWYDGGVLVGHVVDTVGFSQTRLKLIHRLTVKATQAAVRIAEGTQPFTGMQLLQAVVQCTRDLPPSECTRCLSYYTDQLPRLFPNNTGGAIKGSSCYLRYAVLAEKPRTMQVRMERYLYSEKYRREHEKQITKNEKYREEYRRERRRNVAIVTILFTISMVPVVCLIGTLVRFLSYRWLYWMAAARVAVRSDLESLAKVMAYYRGKSIYEDEFEQGTGPRRFTYDELVAATNGFSSQNKLGEGGFGCVYWGFLNELNLHIAVKKVSKSSRQGWKEFVSEVRIISRLRHRNLVQLLGFFR
- the LOC139831437 gene encoding uncharacterized protein, which translates into the protein MEELCDRMSTYENAQALVQEILLLNDEKKVLILCLLWRWWLQRNKRSREGKNVPAEIILRQARYWAVESLQYCRKETIPAAPSPSCRWRKPIGESLKINLDGAYLSETRQGGWGFIVRDQYGEVRGSGAGRINYVASALQAEALACMEAVHASAAWGMGCIELESDSTILVSALNNSQYDLMPEGVIFRDIRIFLQLNFISFKVSHVARCCNKAAHMLAAFGSSHNEVRLLWPEYVPDDINVVVASESAEPV